One genomic segment of Hymenobacter psoromatis includes these proteins:
- a CDS encoding YncE family protein yields the protein MRHLPLLAFSTLLFLIQPAAAQRPTDLWYFGRQAGLSFANGAPTPLLNGAMTTYEGCAVATTRRGELLFYTDGQTVWNRLHQPMPGGRHLMGSGSSTQSALIVPDPGSGNIFYVFTVAAQGAPDGLRYSVVDMTRANSLGDVPRANLLLLSPVAEKLAAVRHANGRDVWVLAHRWRSNAFVAYLVTAEGVQAAQPILSNVGSMNAGPGGNAIGALKFSPDGRQVGTALWRDNNKFEVYDFDRATGKVSNPRGFGPYQEAYGVEFSPDGSKLYGTCNGNSAGAISRAGASETQLIQIDLKTKKAETVGRSSNHKIGALQRGPDGKIYVAREDNSFLGVIENPNAAGPACGYVDDGLNLGGRRSKLGLPGFITEP from the coding sequence ATGCGACACCTTCCGCTACTAGCTTTTTCCACGCTACTCTTTCTCATTCAACCCGCTGCCGCTCAGCGGCCTACTGACCTCTGGTATTTTGGCCGACAGGCGGGCCTGAGTTTCGCCAACGGCGCGCCTACCCCCCTGCTCAACGGAGCCATGACGACCTACGAGGGCTGCGCCGTGGCCACCACCCGGCGTGGCGAGCTGCTCTTCTACACCGATGGCCAAACCGTGTGGAACCGCCTGCACCAGCCCATGCCCGGCGGCCGCCACCTCATGGGCAGCGGCAGCAGCACCCAATCGGCGCTCATCGTGCCCGACCCCGGCTCGGGCAACATCTTCTACGTCTTCACGGTAGCTGCGCAGGGCGCGCCCGATGGCCTGCGCTATTCGGTGGTAGATATGACCCGCGCCAATAGCCTCGGCGACGTGCCCCGCGCCAACCTGCTACTACTCAGCCCGGTGGCGGAGAAGCTGGCCGCCGTGCGCCATGCCAACGGCCGCGACGTGTGGGTGCTGGCCCACCGCTGGCGCTCCAACGCCTTCGTGGCCTACCTCGTCACGGCCGAGGGCGTACAGGCCGCCCAGCCCATCCTCAGTAATGTGGGTAGCATGAACGCCGGCCCCGGCGGCAACGCCATTGGGGCGCTCAAGTTCTCGCCCGATGGCCGCCAGGTAGGCACCGCTTTGTGGCGCGACAACAATAAGTTTGAAGTCTACGACTTCGACCGCGCCACCGGCAAGGTGAGTAACCCGCGCGGCTTTGGGCCTTACCAAGAAGCGTATGGCGTGGAGTTTTCGCCCGATGGCAGCAAGCTCTACGGCACCTGCAACGGCAACAGCGCTGGGGCCATCAGCCGGGCCGGCGCAAGCGAAACCCAGCTTATTCAAATTGACCTGAAAACCAAGAAGGCCGAGACGGTGGGCCGCTCCAGCAACCACAAAATCGGGGCCTTGCAGCGCGGGCCGGACGGTAAAATCTACGTGGCCCGCGAGGATAATTCCTTCCTGGGCGTGATTGAGAACCCCAACGCCGCCGGCCCGGCCTGCGGCTACGTAGACGATGGCCTGAACCTGGGCGGCCGACGCAGCAAGCTGGGGCTACCCGGCTTCATTACCGAGCCATAG
- a CDS encoding FKBP-type peptidyl-prolyl cis-trans isomerase: protein MRRLPLALLGLLTAGMLTTACKKDDTMTTPDYSAADNVTITKYLADNSISTAQKQTSGLYYVPLVTNANAAKPAAGNTVSLLYAGKLLDGTVFDASSLHNNVPVSFALGQQQVIPGFDEGVSLMHLGDSALFVIPSGLAYGPGGSAPTIPANAVIRFNVKLVDINFALTDDKLIQNYLKANSITTAQKQPSGLYFVPGVTNATAAAAAGKTASVLYTGKLLDGTVFDASSQHGNVPFQFMVGATPKQAIPGFDEGISLMHKGDKATLLIPSNLAYGLAGSSTAVPANSVLRFDVEVTDVK, encoded by the coding sequence TTGCGCCGCTTACCCCTGGCGCTACTAGGGCTACTCACAGCGGGTATGCTCACCACGGCTTGCAAGAAGGATGACACCATGACGACCCCCGATTATTCGGCGGCCGACAACGTGACTATCACTAAGTACCTAGCCGACAATTCGATATCTACCGCGCAGAAGCAGACTTCGGGGCTGTACTACGTGCCGCTGGTAACCAACGCGAACGCCGCGAAGCCCGCGGCCGGCAACACGGTATCGCTGCTTTACGCGGGTAAGCTGCTCGATGGCACCGTCTTCGATGCCTCCTCGCTGCACAACAACGTGCCCGTCAGCTTTGCGCTGGGGCAGCAGCAAGTCATTCCGGGCTTTGATGAGGGCGTGTCGCTGATGCACCTGGGTGATTCGGCCCTGTTCGTTATTCCGTCGGGGCTGGCCTACGGGCCGGGCGGCAGCGCCCCAACTATCCCGGCCAATGCGGTTATCCGCTTCAACGTGAAGCTGGTAGACATCAATTTTGCCCTCACCGACGATAAGCTCATTCAGAATTATCTGAAAGCCAATTCCATTACCACTGCCCAAAAGCAGCCCTCGGGCCTGTATTTCGTGCCGGGTGTTACGAATGCTACTGCCGCGGCCGCGGCCGGCAAAACGGCATCGGTACTCTACACCGGTAAGCTGCTCGATGGCACCGTCTTCGATGCCTCCTCGCAGCACGGTAACGTGCCGTTCCAATTCATGGTTGGAGCTACGCCTAAGCAAGCTATTCCGGGTTTTGATGAGGGAATTTCCCTCATGCACAAAGGGGATAAGGCCACCCTGCTCATCCCCTCCAACCTGGCCTACGGCCTGGCAGGCAGCAGTACCGCTGTGCCCGCCAACTCCGTACTGCGCTTCGACGTGGAAGTGACGGACGTAAAATAA
- the meaB gene encoding methylmalonyl Co-A mutase-associated GTPase MeaB, translating into MPAPLLSAANYAQGLAAGQRGVLARAITLVESTLPAHQALAQQVLQTVLPRTGGALRLGITGVPGVGKSTFIEALGLYLVEKLGKKLAVLAVDPSSPRGGGSILGDKTRMPQLTLHPRAFIRPSPASGSLGGVARATREALLLCEAAGYDVIFVETVGVGQSEVAVHGLVDFFLLLMLAGAGDELQGVKRGIMEMADALLITKADAGNEQAARRAVRDYAGALHLFPPAASGWTVPVRTCSAATGAGLPEAWDLIAQYAAQTQASGYWQQRRAQQQLQWLEEAVRQALEAQFYGRTGVQSALPGVRAAVAAGQLTPWAAAGQLLSTS; encoded by the coding sequence GTGCCCGCTCCTCTTCTTTCCGCCGCCAACTACGCCCAGGGCCTGGCCGCCGGGCAGCGCGGCGTACTAGCCCGTGCTATCACCTTAGTAGAAAGCACCTTGCCTGCGCACCAGGCGCTGGCGCAGCAGGTGCTGCAAACAGTGCTACCGCGCACTGGCGGCGCGCTGCGGCTGGGCATCACGGGCGTGCCGGGGGTAGGCAAAAGCACGTTTATTGAGGCGCTAGGGCTTTATTTAGTAGAAAAGCTGGGCAAGAAGCTGGCCGTGCTGGCCGTGGACCCCAGCTCGCCGCGCGGCGGCGGCAGCATCCTGGGCGATAAAACCCGGATGCCGCAGCTCACGCTGCACCCGCGGGCATTCATCCGGCCCTCGCCGGCATCGGGCAGCCTGGGAGGGGTAGCCCGTGCTACCCGCGAGGCCCTGCTGCTGTGCGAGGCGGCCGGCTACGACGTCATCTTCGTCGAAACCGTAGGGGTAGGGCAAAGCGAAGTGGCTGTGCACGGCCTGGTAGACTTTTTCCTGCTCCTGATGCTGGCCGGCGCCGGCGACGAACTGCAAGGCGTGAAGCGCGGCATCATGGAAATGGCCGACGCCCTGCTCATCACCAAGGCTGATGCGGGCAACGAGCAGGCCGCCCGCCGCGCCGTGCGCGACTACGCAGGCGCGCTACACCTCTTCCCGCCCGCCGCCTCGGGCTGGACGGTACCCGTGCGCACCTGCTCGGCCGCAACCGGCGCGGGCCTGCCCGAAGCCTGGGACCTGATAGCACAATACGCCGCCCAAACCCAGGCCAGCGGCTACTGGCAGCAGCGCCGCGCCCAGCAGCAACTCCAGTGGCTGGAAGAGGCCGTGCGCCAGGCCCTGGAGGCCCAGTTCTACGGCCGGACCGGCGTGCAAAGCGCCCTGCCGGGCGTGCGGGCCGCCGTGGCGGCGGGTCAGCTTACGCCGTGGGCGGCGGCGGGGCAGCTGCTGAGCACCAGTTAG
- a CDS encoding IS5 family transposase (programmed frameshift) — protein MFRAAYATDLTDAEWQLLEPYVRSSGLGRPPLHSKRELLNAIFYQLRAGGAWPLLPHDLPPWRTVYKQFEAWRENGTWDRLLTGLRQQLRQFTREAEPTAGAIDSQSVRTGGKRGAHGYDAGKQVTGRKRHIAVDTQGLPLAVLVQAASVQDPVGAAPVLAEAKANAPQLQVLWADARYQGPLVATAAAALGLRVEVIRAPPGTKGFVILPRRWVVERSFGWLSKYRRVAGRDYETNPRVSEAIIKACFCHLMLRRLAKGPPPKHSD, from the exons ATGTTTCGCGCTGCTTATGCTACTGATTTAACGGATGCCGAGTGGCAATTACTTGAGCCTTACGTGCGTAGTAGTGGTCTCGGTCGGCCGCCGCTCCACAGTAAGCGCGAGTTGCTCAACGCCATCTTTTACCAATTGCGGGCCGGCGGGGCCTGGCCCCTGCTGCCCCACGATTTGCCGCCCTGGCGTACGGTTTACAAACAGTTCGAGGCCTGGCGCGAGAACGGCACCTGGGACCGCCTGCTCACCGGCCTGCGTCAGCAACTGCGCCAGTTCACCCGCGAGGCCGAACCCACGGCCGGGGCCATCGATTCGCAATCCGTGCGCACGGGCGGTAAAAGGGGGGCT CACGGCTACGATGCCGGCAAGCAAGTAACTGGGCGTAAGCGACATATTGCGGTCGATACCCAGGGCCTACCCTTGGCCGTGTTGGTGCAGGCGGCCAGCGTGCAAGACCCCGTGGGCGCAGCCCCGGTGCTGGCCGAGGCCAAAGCCAACGCCCCACAGTTGCAGGTGCTTTGGGCCGACGCCCGCTACCAGGGACCGCTGGTGGCCACGGCCGCCGCCGCGCTGGGCCTGCGCGTGGAGGTTATCCGGGCCCCGCCCGGCACCAAGGGCTTTGTGATACTGCCCCGGCGCTGGGTCGTGGAACGCTCCTTCGGCTGGCTGAGCAAGTACCGCCGCGTGGCAGGCCGAGATTACGAAACCAATCCCCGTGTCAGTGAGGCTATTATCAAAGCCTGTTTTTGTCATCTCATGCTCCGACGACTGGCCAAAGGGCCGCCACCTAAACATAGCGATTGA